In a genomic window of Streptomyces sp. SJL17-4:
- a CDS encoding fatty acyl-AMP ligase, translating to MELHARDRGHELAVALVGDPSDPASAQLLGYAQLDQTARVFAQQLRQVCPVGSRVLLLQPTSVEFVAAMLGCFYAGLVAVPSSMPGRYKQDQRRVLSIARDADVACVLTTPDAREDVVGWAEQQGFAVPVLSPSVDLGVRADDFQVYGSHQDTTAVLQYTSGSTNDPKGNVVTHGNLLANAATTTEAFRLAEGERFGGWLPNYHDMGLMGQILSPLLAGYGTVLMSPATFLRRPRTWLQLIDHFDIGASAAPNFAYELCVARVSDEDVRGLDLSRWKYAVSGSEPVKASVLDDFAAKFAPAGFRPESFAPCFGMAEATLLVSSSPRRKPVVMRCAPDALEQGRVEPTADGKGRALVSCGALLDLDARIVDPQTLQELPPGRIGEIWLRGRSVVRGYWRNEEATAEAFGRQLGDEGGFLRTGDLGVLVDGELYVTGRIKDMLIIRGRNVYPHDIEHELRLQHEALRDTFGSVVSVPGDDGDDDGHLVVIHEVRRRSPEQELAQLAAQMRTTVSREFGLRAHSVLIMRRGDVRRTTSGKVQRSSMRSLYVSGELQPLWADGYRPRTKQAVTGTGEAS from the coding sequence ATGGAACTGCACGCTCGCGACCGCGGCCACGAGCTGGCGGTCGCCCTCGTCGGCGATCCCTCGGATCCGGCGTCGGCCCAGCTGCTCGGCTACGCGCAACTGGACCAGACGGCACGTGTGTTCGCGCAGCAGTTACGCCAGGTGTGCCCGGTCGGCTCCCGCGTGCTGCTCCTCCAGCCGACGTCCGTCGAATTCGTCGCGGCCATGCTCGGCTGCTTCTACGCCGGCCTGGTCGCGGTGCCCTCCTCGATGCCCGGACGCTACAAGCAGGACCAGCGGCGGGTGCTCAGCATCGCCAGGGACGCCGACGTCGCCTGTGTGCTGACCACACCGGACGCGCGGGAAGACGTCGTCGGCTGGGCCGAGCAGCAGGGCTTCGCCGTGCCGGTGCTCTCCCCGTCGGTCGATCTCGGGGTCCGGGCCGATGACTTCCAGGTGTACGGCTCCCACCAGGACACCACCGCCGTGCTGCAGTACACGTCCGGATCCACGAACGACCCCAAGGGCAACGTGGTCACGCACGGAAACCTGCTGGCGAACGCCGCGACGACGACCGAGGCCTTCCGGTTGGCGGAGGGCGAGAGGTTCGGCGGCTGGCTGCCGAACTACCATGACATGGGACTCATGGGGCAGATCCTCTCGCCGCTCCTCGCCGGCTACGGCACGGTGCTGATGAGCCCCGCCACCTTCCTGCGCCGGCCCCGGACCTGGCTCCAGCTGATCGATCACTTCGACATCGGCGCCTCCGCCGCACCGAACTTCGCGTACGAACTCTGCGTCGCGCGGGTGAGCGACGAAGACGTCCGCGGCCTCGACCTGTCGCGCTGGAAGTACGCCGTCAGCGGCTCGGAACCGGTCAAGGCGAGCGTGCTCGACGACTTCGCCGCGAAGTTCGCACCGGCCGGGTTCAGGCCGGAGAGCTTCGCACCGTGCTTCGGCATGGCAGAGGCGACACTGCTCGTCTCGAGCTCCCCGCGCCGTAAGCCCGTGGTGATGCGGTGCGCCCCCGACGCCTTGGAGCAGGGCCGGGTGGAGCCGACCGCCGACGGCAAGGGACGCGCCCTGGTCAGCTGCGGCGCGCTGCTCGACCTGGACGCACGGATCGTGGACCCGCAGACGCTCCAGGAGCTCCCGCCCGGCCGGATCGGCGAGATCTGGCTGCGCGGCAGGTCGGTCGTACGCGGTTACTGGCGCAATGAGGAGGCCACCGCCGAGGCATTCGGCCGACAGCTCGGCGACGAGGGCGGCTTCCTGCGCACGGGGGACCTCGGCGTCCTTGTCGACGGAGAGCTGTACGTGACCGGCCGCATCAAGGACATGCTGATCATCCGGGGCCGCAACGTCTACCCGCACGACATCGAGCACGAACTGCGCCTCCAGCACGAAGCGCTGCGCGACACCTTCGGCTCGGTCGTATCTGTGCCCGGCGACGACGGTGACGACGACGGACACCTCGTGGTGATCCACGAGGTGCGCCGCCGGTCCCCCGAGCAGGAACTGGCCCAACTGGCCGCGCAGATGAGGACGACCGTGTCCCGGGAGTTCGGCCTGCGGGCCCACTCCGTGCTGATCATGCGGCGTGGCGACGTGCGGCGCACCACGAGCGGGAAGGTCCAGAGGTCCTCCATGCGCTCGCTGTACGTCAGCGGCGAACTGCAACCGCTGTGGGCGGACGGCTACCGGCCGCGGACGAAGCAGGCCGTGACGGGGACGGGAGAAGCGAGTTGA
- a CDS encoding DUF4097 family beta strand repeat-containing protein, whose product MRLDTGIGSVTLRGREGLDEVSVHRRITYHGDKPGGVTHRIDGGRLTLGGCGDDCEVDYTVEVPSGVAVDGGATTGDLSLSDVGPVDLKTDAGNVTLEGVAAEVKVRTSNGNINGKDLRGNRIDAQTSNGEIDLTPGKPQDIRAETDNGELALTLPDSSYQLLVKTGNGDKDIRVRNEPSGDYRIELTTGNGDISVNPA is encoded by the coding sequence GTGCGGCTCGACACGGGTATCGGCAGCGTCACGCTCCGCGGTCGCGAGGGCCTCGACGAGGTCTCCGTGCACCGCAGGATCACATACCACGGGGACAAGCCCGGTGGGGTGACCCACCGGATCGACGGCGGGCGGTTGACCCTTGGCGGCTGCGGCGACGACTGCGAGGTGGACTACACGGTGGAAGTGCCCTCCGGGGTAGCCGTCGACGGAGGGGCGACGACAGGCGACCTCAGTCTCTCCGATGTGGGACCGGTGGACCTGAAGACCGACGCGGGCAACGTCACGCTTGAAGGGGTGGCGGCAGAGGTAAAGGTCCGGACCTCGAACGGAAACATCAATGGCAAGGATCTGCGCGGCAACCGGATCGATGCGCAGACCTCCAATGGTGAGATCGACCTGACACCCGGCAAGCCGCAGGACATCCGCGCCGAGACCGACAACGGCGAGTTGGCCCTCACGCTGCCGGACAGCAGCTACCAGCTCCTGGTGAAGACCGGCAACGGGGACAAGGACATCCGTGTCCGCAACGAGCCGTCCGGCGACTACCGGATCGAACTGACCACCGGAAACGGAGACATCTCCGTCAACCCCGCATGA
- a CDS encoding acyl carrier protein yields the protein MSHPGSDPITLEELENWLVARVGEYVPDLEEEVDPHRDLGAYGLDSIAVVAFTADVEDRLAIRVEPTAVWDHPTIAQLAKFLLSEREAQAGRA from the coding sequence ATGTCCCACCCCGGATCCGACCCGATCACCCTCGAAGAACTGGAGAACTGGCTCGTCGCCCGAGTCGGCGAGTACGTGCCCGACCTGGAGGAAGAGGTGGACCCGCACCGGGATCTCGGGGCGTACGGCCTGGACTCCATCGCGGTCGTGGCCTTCACCGCCGACGTGGAGGACAGGCTGGCGATCCGGGTGGAGCCCACGGCGGTGTGGGACCACCCGACGATCGCCCAACTCGCCAAATTCCTGCTGTCGGAGCGTGAGGCGCAGGCGGGAAGGGCCTGA
- a CDS encoding TM2 domain-containing protein: MSHQVPNSPYGAGPTPPAQAAPGYMPGTRAPYGYDPFGRPYSDKSKNVAGMLSIFLGPLGFGRFYTGHNAMALCQLFTLGGLGLWTLIDGIVLLTVRGKTDAEGRVLRG, from the coding sequence GTGAGCCACCAGGTCCCGAACAGCCCTTACGGCGCAGGGCCGACACCGCCCGCCCAGGCCGCCCCCGGCTACATGCCCGGCACCAGAGCCCCCTACGGCTACGATCCGTTCGGACGGCCCTACTCCGACAAGTCCAAGAACGTCGCGGGAATGCTCTCCATCTTCCTGGGGCCGCTCGGCTTCGGCCGCTTCTACACCGGCCACAACGCGATGGCCCTCTGCCAGCTCTTCACCCTGGGCGGCCTCGGGCTCTGGACGCTGATCGACGGCATCGTCCTGCTCACGGTCAGGGGCAAGACCGATGCCGAGGGCCGTGTCCTGCGCGGTTGA
- a CDS encoding acyl-CoA dehydrogenase, translating into MSAIEFAGEVDGWSQSGGPFDPVLLTAHDEAETFPAEACAALDRWGLPDYYVPNRFGGRLTRLDEVHALLRTVAARDLTVAVAHGKTFLGSASVWTAGDGQAATALARHIMAGEAVAWGLTEPGGGSDLLAGELTATRRGSGWSLSGRKWPVNNATRGRFVCVLARTDPAGGPRGFSVFLVDKQAAAPGTVRYLPKMPTHGIRSADISGVEFLDARVPADALVGTLGGGLELVLKALQLTRVGCVALSLGAGDHALRIARRFLGERRLHGRRFSELPHARTVAGRSVARLLLAETVAYAAARSAHEVPEELSAVSAITKALVPTLIQGQLRLVGELLGARGFLTGVEGYGGFAKIERDHQIVGIFDGSTWVNRSALASGLPVLRPGRRPAAPTGVPVHEWLREDHEPAALDPLRLGVMARDNSVLSSLGDLVARLGAAPQDGAGRMAARLLDAYGELSEHISGLRPVAGPPPTAVMRLAERYEWCHAGAAALALWAANPQHHDRDWWRDGLGLRGCLALVLEGLGAQPPEATATFDELGSLLLGDAGDRVSLLGTPVEVSA; encoded by the coding sequence TTGAGCGCCATCGAGTTCGCCGGCGAAGTCGACGGCTGGTCGCAGTCCGGCGGCCCCTTCGATCCGGTGCTGCTGACCGCACACGACGAGGCCGAGACCTTCCCGGCCGAGGCGTGCGCGGCGCTCGACCGGTGGGGACTTCCCGACTACTACGTGCCGAACCGTTTCGGCGGCCGTCTCACCCGCCTCGACGAGGTGCACGCGTTGCTGCGCACGGTGGCGGCGCGGGACCTGACCGTTGCCGTCGCGCACGGCAAGACCTTCCTCGGCTCGGCTTCGGTGTGGACCGCGGGCGACGGACAGGCGGCGACCGCCTTGGCCCGGCACATCATGGCCGGCGAGGCCGTGGCCTGGGGACTCACCGAGCCGGGCGGGGGCAGCGACCTGCTCGCCGGTGAACTCACGGCGACCCGTCGGGGGTCCGGCTGGAGCCTGTCGGGCCGCAAGTGGCCGGTGAACAACGCCACGCGCGGCCGGTTCGTCTGCGTGCTCGCGCGCACCGACCCGGCCGGCGGACCGCGCGGATTCAGCGTCTTCCTGGTGGACAAGCAGGCCGCGGCGCCCGGAACCGTGCGGTACCTGCCGAAGATGCCGACGCACGGCATCCGGAGCGCCGACATCAGCGGCGTGGAGTTCCTCGACGCCCGGGTGCCCGCCGATGCGCTCGTCGGCACGCTCGGAGGGGGCCTGGAACTCGTCCTCAAGGCGCTCCAGCTGACCCGTGTCGGCTGTGTCGCCCTTTCCCTCGGCGCGGGCGACCACGCCCTGAGGATCGCCCGCCGGTTCCTGGGCGAGCGTCGGCTGCACGGCCGGCGATTCTCCGAGCTGCCGCACGCGCGCACCGTCGCCGGCCGGTCGGTGGCGCGTCTGCTCCTTGCCGAGACCGTCGCGTACGCGGCGGCGCGGTCGGCCCACGAGGTGCCGGAGGAGCTGAGCGCCGTCTCCGCGATCACCAAGGCGCTCGTACCGACGCTCATCCAGGGCCAGCTCCGCCTGGTCGGCGAACTGCTCGGCGCACGTGGCTTCCTGACCGGCGTGGAGGGCTACGGAGGGTTCGCGAAGATCGAGCGGGACCACCAGATCGTCGGCATCTTCGACGGCAGCACCTGGGTCAACCGCAGCGCACTCGCCTCCGGCCTCCCCGTGCTCCGGCCCGGCCGCCGCCCGGCCGCGCCGACCGGTGTTCCCGTGCACGAGTGGCTGCGGGAGGACCACGAACCGGCCGCCCTCGATCCGCTCCGGCTGGGGGTGATGGCGCGCGACAACTCGGTGCTGAGCAGTCTCGGAGACCTCGTCGCCCGGCTCGGGGCCGCTCCACAGGACGGCGCCGGCCGCATGGCAGCCCGACTGCTGGACGCGTACGGAGAGCTCAGCGAACACATATCGGGCCTTCGGCCGGTCGCCGGGCCCCCGCCCACGGCGGTGATGCGCCTGGCAGAGCGCTACGAATGGTGCCACGCCGGTGCCGCTGCCCTGGCGTTGTGGGCCGCGAACCCGCAGCACCACGACCGCGACTGGTGGCGCGACGGCCTGGGGCTGCGTGGCTGCCTCGCCCTGGTACTGGAAGGCCTTGGGGCGCAGCCCCCCGAGGCGACAGCCACGTTCGACGAGCTCGGCAGCCTTCTGCTCGGTGACGCGGGTGACCGCGTCTCCCTGCTCGGCACGCCGGTGGAGGTGTCGGCATGA
- a CDS encoding DUF1707 domain-containing protein has product MPSVPENLPQRISEVDRDVTVERLQEAFAEGHITQEEMDARLHVALTAETPGELTSAVAALPARDVGPTVIVDTVGGLIRRRGGWQVPQVFKVRSSMGKVYLDLSRAVIRHRVVDIELHLDYGWAWIVVPREATVDYEGLTAGWKQPAYKAPPRGGSDGPRIRISGTMGYGRLRIRHRRG; this is encoded by the coding sequence ATGCCCTCCGTGCCAGAGAACTTGCCTCAGCGGATCTCCGAAGTTGACCGCGATGTGACTGTCGAACGTCTCCAAGAGGCTTTCGCCGAAGGGCACATCACCCAGGAGGAGATGGACGCGCGCCTGCATGTTGCGCTCACCGCCGAGACACCCGGCGAGCTGACCTCCGCCGTGGCCGCGCTGCCCGCCAGGGACGTGGGCCCGACCGTCATCGTGGACACCGTCGGCGGGCTGATCCGGCGGCGCGGAGGATGGCAGGTGCCGCAGGTCTTCAAGGTCAGGTCCAGCATGGGCAAGGTGTACCTGGACCTGTCACGGGCCGTCATCAGGCACCGGGTGGTCGACATCGAGCTGCACCTGGACTACGGGTGGGCCTGGATCGTCGTGCCCCGCGAGGCCACGGTCGACTACGAGGGCCTGACCGCCGGCTGGAAGCAGCCGGCCTACAAGGCCCCGCCGCGCGGCGGATCGGACGGGCCACGCATCCGTATCTCCGGGACCATGGGGTACGGCCGGCTGCGTATCAGGCACCGCCGCGGTTGA
- a CDS encoding response regulator transcription factor, translating into MLRVVIAEDSVLLRTGLVKLLMDEDIDVVGQAGDGDELLTLVADLAPDLCLVDVRMPPTHTDEGLRAALSIRATDPTQPVLVLSQYVEARYASKLLAHGSLGLGYLLKDRVADVDEFVATLHRVAEGGTALDAEVISQIFAGNQKQDRLAPLTAREREVLALMAEGLSNGGLAERLFITERSVEKHIRSIFTKLDLLPDDQGNRRVLAVLQYLSSPSTDHPLEPR; encoded by the coding sequence ATGTTGCGCGTCGTGATCGCCGAAGACTCCGTCCTGCTGCGGACCGGCCTCGTCAAGCTGCTCATGGACGAGGACATCGACGTCGTGGGGCAGGCCGGAGACGGCGACGAACTGCTCACGCTGGTTGCCGACCTGGCCCCCGACCTGTGCCTGGTGGATGTACGAATGCCTCCCACGCACACGGACGAAGGGCTGCGCGCTGCTCTGTCGATCCGTGCCACGGACCCGACCCAACCCGTCCTGGTCCTTTCCCAGTACGTGGAGGCCCGCTACGCCTCCAAGCTCCTCGCGCACGGCAGCCTGGGGCTCGGCTACCTGCTCAAGGACCGCGTCGCAGACGTGGACGAGTTCGTGGCTACCCTGCACCGCGTCGCGGAGGGTGGCACCGCCCTCGACGCCGAGGTGATCAGCCAGATCTTCGCCGGCAATCAGAAGCAGGACCGTCTCGCACCGCTCACCGCGCGTGAGCGGGAGGTGCTCGCCCTGATGGCCGAGGGGCTGAGCAACGGCGGGCTCGCGGAACGCCTGTTCATCACCGAACGCTCCGTCGAGAAGCACATCCGTTCCATCTTCACCAAGCTCGACCTGCTCCCCGACGACCAGGGGAACCGCCGCGTCCTTGCCGTCCTGCAGTACCTCAGCTCCCCGTCAACCGACCATCCCCTCGAACCGCGCTGA
- a CDS encoding aldehyde dehydrogenase family protein yields the protein MGERKNATGERLTVSRNPADLKDVVAERMLSDADGLVEAARAAHEAQSAWASWPAPLRGRVAQNVGRLVAENKEALAALITREVGKPYGESLGEVQEVIDTCDFFLGEGRRLYGQTVPSEMPDKQLFTYRRPLGTAAVITAANFPAAVPAWYLVPALLCGNTVVWKPSESAVAVAEALAALFRAGGVPEDVLRLVHADGETTYAGLERALSEGLVQKIGFTGSTAAGRRVSELAGRHLQSPCLELGGKNPLVVADDADLELAVQGAVFSGFATAGQRCTSLGTVIAHRDVHAAFLARFSAAVEELVIGDPGREDVFYGPLIGERYLEDFLRSLELIKPHHRLSGSSATGRITSDSPRKGFAGDPDAGVFAHPTVVAGVRPDDELYRTETFGPLVSVMSYDTFDEAVALANGHGYGLSAAVYTGSARTAFSFRERCSAGMVSVNNSTVGAEAHLPFGGNGLSGNGSRQSGIWVIDQFTSWQSMNWDYAGTLQRAQMDVRDIDADFGFRLS from the coding sequence GTGGGTGAGCGGAAGAATGCGACCGGCGAACGGTTGACCGTGTCGCGTAATCCGGCTGATCTGAAGGATGTCGTCGCGGAGCGGATGCTGAGCGACGCGGACGGCCTGGTCGAGGCAGCGCGTGCCGCCCACGAAGCACAGAGCGCGTGGGCGTCGTGGCCGGCGCCGCTCCGGGGGCGGGTGGCGCAGAACGTGGGCCGACTCGTCGCCGAGAACAAAGAGGCGTTGGCCGCGCTGATCACCCGGGAGGTCGGCAAGCCGTACGGCGAGTCCCTGGGAGAGGTGCAGGAGGTCATCGACACCTGCGACTTCTTCCTGGGAGAGGGGCGGCGGCTGTATGGCCAGACCGTGCCCAGCGAGATGCCGGACAAGCAGCTCTTCACCTACCGCAGACCGCTGGGCACCGCCGCAGTGATCACTGCGGCGAACTTCCCCGCCGCGGTACCCGCGTGGTATCTCGTACCGGCGCTGCTCTGCGGAAATACGGTGGTGTGGAAGCCGTCGGAGTCCGCGGTCGCCGTCGCTGAGGCGCTCGCCGCGCTGTTCCGGGCCGGTGGGGTGCCGGAGGACGTGCTGCGCCTGGTGCACGCCGACGGCGAGACCACGTACGCCGGGCTCGAACGGGCCCTGTCCGAGGGGCTCGTACAGAAGATCGGCTTCACCGGGTCCACGGCGGCCGGCCGCCGGGTGAGCGAGCTGGCGGGGCGGCACCTGCAGTCCCCGTGCCTGGAACTCGGCGGCAAGAACCCCCTCGTGGTCGCGGACGACGCCGACCTCGAACTCGCCGTTCAGGGAGCGGTGTTCAGCGGCTTCGCCACCGCGGGGCAGCGCTGTACCTCACTGGGTACCGTGATCGCCCACCGCGATGTGCACGCCGCGTTCCTCGCCCGCTTCAGCGCGGCCGTGGAGGAGTTGGTCATCGGGGACCCCGGGCGGGAAGACGTCTTCTACGGACCGCTCATCGGCGAGCGTTACCTGGAGGACTTCCTCCGCTCCCTGGAGCTCATAAAGCCGCACCACAGGCTCTCCGGCTCCAGTGCCACGGGCCGGATCACCTCCGACAGCCCCCGCAAGGGCTTCGCGGGCGACCCGGATGCCGGAGTGTTCGCGCACCCGACCGTCGTGGCCGGGGTGCGGCCGGACGACGAGCTGTACCGGACCGAGACCTTCGGGCCGCTCGTGTCGGTCATGTCGTACGACACCTTCGACGAGGCCGTGGCGCTCGCCAACGGACACGGATACGGGCTGTCGGCCGCGGTCTACACCGGCTCGGCGCGGACGGCGTTCTCCTTCCGCGAGCGCTGCTCGGCCGGCATGGTCAGCGTGAACAACTCGACGGTGGGCGCGGAGGCGCATCTGCCGTTCGGGGGCAACGGCCTCTCCGGGAACGGCAGCCGGCAGTCGGGCATCTGGGTCATCGACCAGTTCACCTCCTGGCAGTCGATGAACTGGGATTACGCGGGAACCCTGCAGCGCGCGCAGATGGACGTCCGGGACATCGACGCGGACTTCGGTTTCCGGCTTTCCTGA
- a CDS encoding DUF4097 family beta strand repeat-containing protein, whose translation MHQTIDSRASAPQSGGSPRRSVLRRAVRLLAILTSVVLVGGAAWYLLLFLVTRTDSGTAAIGDAVRAVEVTIDSGDVRIDVAGQGAKTELHKELTKSLRSPDEKIEQTGDTLRITATCGDGMGKCASDYTLTVQAGTRVKVSTRLGDVSVTGVRASVEGRTRIGSVHVEHVIGDRIVAASETGAVTLKDVDFDTAEATSRLGDIRVEDIEPFKKLKAVTKMGDVELFLPSGAGPFAVNALTEIGDRKVEVEVASSGTAVEARTEIGDVTVGND comes from the coding sequence ATGCACCAGACCATCGATTCGAGGGCTTCGGCGCCGCAGTCCGGGGGCTCGCCCCGGCGCTCCGTCCTGCGGCGCGCCGTCCGCCTCCTCGCCATCCTGACCAGCGTCGTGCTCGTCGGCGGGGCTGCGTGGTACCTGCTGCTGTTCCTGGTCACCCGGACCGATTCCGGAACCGCGGCGATCGGCGATGCGGTGCGGGCCGTGGAGGTCACGATCGACAGCGGCGACGTCCGGATCGACGTGGCCGGGCAGGGAGCGAAGACGGAGCTGCACAAGGAGCTGACGAAGTCGCTACGCTCTCCCGACGAGAAGATCGAGCAAACCGGTGACACCCTGCGCATCACCGCCACCTGCGGAGACGGCATGGGCAAATGTGCGTCGGACTACACCCTGACGGTGCAGGCAGGCACCCGGGTCAAGGTCAGCACGCGGCTCGGTGACGTGTCCGTGACGGGCGTCCGGGCCTCGGTGGAGGGACGCACGCGAATCGGCAGTGTCCACGTCGAGCATGTGATCGGCGACCGGATCGTCGCAGCCAGCGAGACCGGTGCCGTCACGCTCAAGGATGTCGACTTCGACACCGCCGAGGCCACGTCCAGGTTGGGTGACATCCGTGTCGAAGATATCGAGCCGTTCAAGAAGCTGAAGGCCGTCACCAAGATGGGCGATGTGGAGCTGTTTCTCCCGTCGGGTGCGGGCCCGTTCGCGGTGAACGCCCTGACGGAGATCGGCGACCGGAAGGTGGAGGTGGAGGTGGCCTCCTCCGGTACGGCAGTAGAGGCCCGCACGGAGATCGGCGACGTGACGGTAGGCAACGACTGA
- a CDS encoding acyl-CoA dehydrogenase, whose product MSDIHTRMEALEDRLGDPFDAANPAGFAAVVAADEREEVPEGGAGALDEFGILSEFVPGPLGGRLERVDHLVELMRSVYRRDPSLGLGNCSSSLLGAVNIWTSGSPDQRREAAELLLAGKKISCAFHELAHGNDIGSIEFAATPANGSLSLNGRKESITNLDRAHGVVFLVRSDPGGGPRSCSQLFVPVADLDPDRFRFLPRFRSVGMRGVRLGGIEMQDCPVDADAVLGAPGTGLETVARAFQLTRTAMPGMSTALLDTSLRVTLHHVRRRRLYGRDVAAIPMVRTTLANAFADQLLCEAFAAVAARSLHVLPESGSVYAPAVKYLLAGVLLDALEQLSLVMGAEFYRRDGEHAVFQKLARDIKPVGFGHIARAACLSAMLPQLPTLARRSWSGAAPGPAALFVSDAGLPPLDLAGLRVVAGGQDRLAQALNAALDEDVPKPLRPLIETHVRRLESLAESCAGLRPRDLSIAASVEVRELAARYTTVLAAAACIGVWRHAPAGDFLARPEWLVAALTRLTGIDAGRPEDVPAEVEGALVEELLDRDDRTVSFGISARQYR is encoded by the coding sequence ATGAGTGACATCCATACGCGGATGGAAGCGCTGGAGGATCGCCTCGGCGACCCCTTCGACGCGGCCAACCCGGCAGGGTTCGCGGCCGTCGTGGCCGCTGACGAGCGCGAGGAAGTCCCCGAAGGCGGTGCCGGCGCGCTGGACGAGTTCGGCATCCTCTCCGAGTTCGTGCCGGGCCCGCTCGGTGGTCGGCTCGAACGCGTCGACCACCTAGTCGAGCTGATGCGTTCGGTCTACCGGCGCGACCCGAGCCTCGGCCTCGGCAACTGCTCCAGCTCGCTGCTCGGAGCGGTCAACATATGGACCTCGGGATCGCCCGACCAGCGTCGCGAAGCGGCCGAGCTGCTGCTCGCGGGCAAGAAGATCTCCTGTGCGTTCCACGAGCTCGCGCACGGCAACGACATCGGATCCATCGAGTTCGCCGCCACGCCCGCGAACGGCAGCCTGTCGCTGAACGGCCGCAAGGAGTCGATCACCAATCTGGACCGGGCGCACGGGGTGGTGTTCCTCGTCCGCTCCGATCCCGGCGGCGGCCCGCGCTCCTGCTCGCAGCTGTTCGTGCCCGTGGCGGATCTGGACCCCGACCGCTTCCGCTTCCTTCCGCGATTCCGCTCCGTCGGGATGCGAGGCGTGCGCCTGGGCGGCATCGAGATGCAGGACTGCCCGGTGGACGCGGACGCGGTCCTCGGCGCCCCGGGCACGGGACTCGAGACGGTGGCCCGCGCCTTCCAGCTGACCCGCACAGCCATGCCCGGCATGAGCACCGCGCTGCTGGACACCTCACTGCGTGTCACGCTGCACCACGTACGCCGACGGCGGCTCTACGGCCGGGACGTCGCGGCGATTCCCATGGTGCGCACCACACTGGCCAATGCCTTCGCCGACCAGTTGCTGTGCGAGGCGTTCGCGGCGGTTGCCGCCCGGTCGCTGCACGTGCTGCCGGAGTCCGGCAGCGTGTACGCACCCGCCGTGAAGTACCTCCTGGCCGGAGTGCTGCTCGACGCGCTGGAGCAGCTCTCGCTGGTGATGGGGGCCGAGTTCTACCGCCGTGACGGTGAACACGCGGTGTTCCAGAAGTTGGCGCGGGACATCAAGCCGGTCGGATTCGGACACATCGCTCGCGCGGCCTGCCTGTCCGCGATGCTTCCGCAGCTCCCCACGCTCGCACGCCGCTCGTGGTCCGGCGCCGCACCCGGCCCGGCCGCCCTTTTCGTCTCGGACGCAGGGCTGCCGCCGCTCGACCTGGCCGGGCTGCGGGTCGTCGCAGGCGGGCAGGACAGGCTCGCCCAGGCCCTCAACGCCGCGCTGGACGAGGATGTCCCGAAGCCGCTGAGGCCGCTGATCGAGACCCATGTGCGGCGCCTCGAATCGCTCGCGGAGTCGTGTGCCGGCCTCAGGCCCCGGGATCTGTCGATCGCGGCATCGGTCGAGGTGCGCGAGCTCGCGGCCCGGTACACCACGGTGCTCGCCGCCGCCGCGTGCATCGGCGTGTGGCGGCACGCACCGGCCGGAGACTTCCTGGCGCGCCCGGAGTGGCTCGTCGCCGCCCTGACCCGGCTCACGGGCATCGACGCAGGACGTCCCGAGGACGTGCCGGCCGAGGTGGAGGGCGCGCTCGTCGAGGAGCTGCTGGACCGCGACGACCGCACGGTGAGCTTCGGGATCTCCGCACGCCAGTACCGGTGA